The segment CGGTTCAACATTTGGGCAAACGAATTAGATGCCCAAAGTGTTCGGCTGTTTTTCGTGCCGGCCCCAAGCTTCCGAAGGAAGAAGAAATCGTTGCGGAGTTGGACGATGATGTCCCGTCCTACGCAGCCTCTGCTGCGACTGCCGCATCCACGATTCCGCAGAATGCTGGCTTGGATGCTCCGCTGGACGACTTTGGTTTGTCAACAAGTTCTCCTTACCCGCCGCGATCGCAACCGCAGCAAGTGCTGGCTCCTTCAGCCCGTCCGCGACCGAGCTCACGGGTAAAGCATGTGAAACGGACTGGCGGCCGACAGGAAGAGATGTCCGACATGGACAACTACTTTCAGTCGACAGGCATATTCCTGATCAGTCTGCCGATCATCGCGACGGTGTTGCCGTTGATCGGATTGCAGCTACGTCGACTCGCCAAGCTTGGGGATTTTGCTCCGCTGGCTGCGATGTTCCTTGGCTTGATCGGCGTCGGAATGATTTGCTATGCCAGACGCAAACAGGGTGATGCACCGATTTTGGGTTCGGCCGCCGGAGTGTTCGTATTACTGTCAGGGATCGGTGGATTCTTTATGGTGTCCGCGCTATCGAGTCCGCAGGAACAGGAAAACAGCGGACATTTCGCTGCCGAATTCGATGGCGATGTCGATCGCGCAGTAGCGGAGGTTCGCGCGGATATTGAGGGACACCGACAGGACGCCAAGGCAAATTGGGACAAGCTCAAAAAGGAACGTGAGCAAGCTCGGCAGATGCATAATCAGATGCATGATCAGATGCAGCAGCAAGCTGATGACATGAGACGCCAAGCCGCCGAGGCACATCGTAATGCAATGCAGAACATGCCCAGTCCATCAGATTTTTCACCGCCAGACTTTTCGGGCGCTCCCCCCGGTTTCTCCACCGGTCCTCCAACGAACAACTTCGGTCGCGGCAATCCCCGTCCCGGGTTTGGGCGATCATCTGGATTTGGCGGCAGATGAGACAAAGCAATGTTTGCGGTCATGAGATTGGCTGAAGGCACGCCTGTGAAATCGTCGAAGGCTGTGGACTGACTTGCTTGCGATTCGCGTTTGCATTTTTTTCGAGCGGCACGTCGGCAAGATTCCCAATACGGCAGCCGAACATGCGTTGTCCCGGTTTGGTATAGTGGCGGCTCATCTTCTAAAAGCATCCACTCACACGAATTATGAACCTCGACCTCAAACAAAAAACGGCGATCGTCTGCGGATCCAGCCAGGGAATCGGCTTCGCTGCAGCGGTCGAACTGGCGGAACTTGGCGCCAACGTAGTCATGCTGGCAAGAAACAGCGCACGGCTTGCAGAGTCCGTTGCCAAATTGCCAAACCTGGGATCCCAAAACCACTCGTACCTCGTCGCAGACTTTGCTCAACCTGAACAACTCAAGGAAACGATCACTGGGTGGACGGGTCAGGGGAACGTCGCTGAAATCCTGATCAACAACACCGGAGGGCCGCCGGGAGGTCTGGCCATTGATGCTCAGACAGATGAGTTTATCTCCGCGTTCACCAATCATCTGATCTGCAATCAAATTTTGGTTCAGGCCCTCGTCCCGGGAATGAAAGAAAAGTCCTATGGACGAATCGTCAATGTCATCTCGACTTCCGTGAAGCAACCGCTGTCCAATCTGGGCGTTTCGAACACGATTCGTGGCGCGGTGGGGAATTGGGCCAAGACGTTGGCGAATGAGTTGGGGCAGTTCGGAATTACAGTAAACAACGTTCTGCCAGGAGCAACCAATACGGCTCGGCTGGAATCGATTTTGAAGACCAAGTCGGAGAAAACTGGCCGAACCTATGAGGACGTCGCGGACGAAATGAAGGCTTCAATTCCTGCCGGAAGATTTGCTGACGCCGCGGAAGTCGGGTCGGCGATCGCGTTTCTGACTTCGCCGGCAGCAAGCTATATCAACGGCATCAACGTGCCCGTCGACGGCGGAAGAACCAAATGCCTCTAGCGGGCCGACGATGTGACGGCCAGAACGCTTATGAACAAGATTCAAAACTACATCGATGGCAAGATGCTTCCGCCTCAAAGCGGTCTGTGGCTGGACAACGTTGAACCTGCGACGGGCAAGTGCTATTCCCTCGTTCCGGACTCCGATAGTCGCGACGTCGGTGCTGCGGTGAAAGCAGCGCGCAGGGCTTTCCCGCCGTGGTCCTCGACTCACATAACCGAACGTTCTGCGATACTTCATCGGATTGCGGACGTCATCGAATCCAGGCTGGAAACTTTTGCGCAAGCGGAATCGATCGACAACGGAAAGCCACTCTGGTTGTCCAGATCGGTCGACATCCCTCGCTGCGCCAGCAACTTCAGATTCTTTGCCAATCTCGTTACCAGCACCGAAAGCCAGTCTCATCATTCGCAGGGTGTCGTGAACTACACGCTGCGGAAACCGTTGGGACCTGTTGCCTGTATTTCGCCCTGGAACCTGCCGCTGTATTTGTTCACGTGGAAGATTGCACCCGCACTTGCTGCCGGCAATACAGTCATTGCCAAGCCCTCTGAGGTGACTCCAATGACGGCGTTCATGTTGGGAGAACTTTGTGCCGAAGCCGGACTTCCGGATGGCGTTCTGAACATCGTTCACGGCAGCGGTTCAAGAACGGGTAACGCCCTGGTCGATCATGATGACATCCAGGCCATTTCTTTTACCGGCGGTACGGCAACAGGCAAACACATCGCCAGCGTGACGGCATCGAAGCTGAAAAAAATCTCACTGGAGCTTGGCGGCAAGAATCCGAATCTCATTTTTGCCGATTGCGACTACGAACTGATGTTGCAGACCACGCTACGCAGCTCGTTCGCCAACCAGGGTCAAATTTGCCTGTGCGGTTCGCGGATTTACATTCAACGTTCTCTTTACGGAAAGTTCCGTGAAGATTTCGTGGCTCGCGTAAAACAGCTTCGAGTTGGAGACCCCAACGAACCCGATTCCAATCAGGGCGCAATCGTTTCACAGCAGCATTTCGAAAAAGTACTCGGCTGCATCGAAACGGCCAAACGCGAAGGCGGCAAAGTTCTCTGTGGTGGTCATCAAGCGAACCTGTCGGGGCGATGCGAACACGGCTGGTTCATTCACCCGACGGTGATCGAAGGCCTCGCGAATGACTCACAAACCAACCAACAGGAAATTTTCGGACCGGTTGTTTCCATCGCTCCATTTGACGATGTAGACGACGCCATTGAGAAAGCCAACGAGTCTCAATACGGATTGGCTGCGACGATCTGGACGTCGGACTTAACCGCGGCACATCGCGTCGCGGACGAGGTTGAGGCCGGGATCGTGTGGATCAACTGCTGGCTGGAACGTGATTTGCGAACTCCGTTTGGCGGCATGAAACAGTCAGGGCTCGGTCGCGAAGGCGGAATGGAAGCCATGCGGTTTTGGACGGAGCCCAAGAATGTCTGCATTAAATTTTGAATCGCGAGAAACGCCTTGAACGAAAAACTGAACTCATCGAGTGCCCCCGAACCAATCGGACGTTATCCTCACGCTCGCCGTGTTGGTAACTTGCTGTTTCTTTCGGGTGTTGGTCCGCGGCAGAAAGGCACGACCATCATCCCCGGCGTCGAACTGGATGCCGCCGGAAACGTCACCAGCTACGACATCGAGGCGCAATGTCGTAGCGTGTTTGAGAACGTCCGGACCATCGTCGAGGATGCCGGCTCAAGTTGGATGAACCTGGTCGATGTCACTGTTTTTCTGACCAACATGGACGACGATTTCCAAACCTACAACAAAATTTACGCGGAGTACTTCGAGCACAACCAGCCTTGCCGAACGACCGTCGAGGTCAACAAATTGCCGACTCCTATCGCGATTGAATTGAAGTGCATCGCGACCATTGATTGATCGGCAGCCGGAACGGGACGCTGTTTCCGGAACACGTTGCCGGAAAGAAAATGGCTCCTACGCAATCAATATTTGACCTGATCTTCCATCATCCTTCTGGCAGATCGAGCGGCGGATTTCCAGTCACCGTTTCTGGCGGTGCTGATCATCGACTCCAACCAACGGCGTTCGGTTTCGCTGACCGCGAGCGAGCTTTCAGGATCCACATCGGAGCCTGCACTTAGCCGAACGTCAATCGCTTCCAAACGCTCATCACTTTCTGCCAGGCACGCACCGTAGAGAGCCTTGGAGACCTCATACGCGTCCGGGCTGACTTCTCCATAGCCGCGAGGGGAAAACAGAAAGACCAGGACTGCAATCATCACTACGCCCAAAACTACAGAGGCAAGTTTACCGATGCTCATTAGTATTCTCCTGCGACTTCGCCTTCGTTCATGCTGCTGAGTTCAGCAAATGTGATCAAGTCGATGTCCTGTTGAAAGAAATGGACAGAACCGTCACCAAAGCAAATGTTTCCGCCGCCAGGATGTTCCGAATACATTTGTCCGACATGGTAGGTCGGAAAGTTGATCGGATGGATGATCGGAAAGCCCGTGATGTCCAACTCGCCTCCGGAAGGCCCGGCGTGCACGAGAACCATCGTCGCCGCGCCGTCAGGACCGTTTTCAGGCGAGCTAAATCGAGGGTGAACGACGGCCCCGGGGACAACTCCCACCCACGTCTTGTCGCTGAGTTTCGACGAGTGCTCTCCGAGAAAGATCGTGTTGCTGGTCCCGTCGGTAACCTGGGAAATCTTCGTCTCCGAATTCCTGTAGAACGGGCCGTCCGCGACTCTCGAAACGTCACCGCCAATGTTTACGGTTCGAGTTGCTGCCGTGTAGATATTCGTAAAAACTTCGCCGACGATCGCTGATCCCGCCTCCGGCCCCCAAGCCGACTCCTGCCCGTGGCTGGCGACATAGTGAGACCTTCCGAGAATCAAATTGGTGTTGCCATCAGGAGAGTACGGGCTTTCGTTTTCGTCAACGACAACAAACGGATCGACATCACCTGAAGAGTCCGGGCAAATGAAAACCGGAATCTGCGATTGAATCATCTCTCGATGCATCGGGCTCCAAATCGGCAGATCGTAGCCCAAACCGTTTGCAATATTTCCGGCTTCGATGAAAGGCAGAATGTGTGCACCCCAGCCCCAACCTGGTGCCGCGTCCCAGGTAATCGAATCAATCGCGACTCCGGCCGAAACAGTTCCATCGCGGGTTGGCGTCGAAGTATAGCCGGCCGGGAATCGCTGATGAGCCGACTCATAGTTCAACAACGCCAACCCAAGCTGTCGGATATTGTTGGCACAACTAACTCGCCTGGCCGCAGCGCGAACTTGCTGAACCGCTGGCAAAAGCAAACCAATCAAAATCCCGATGATCGCGATGACGACCAACAACTCAACCAACGTGAATCCGCGATTTCTTTTCATTTCACCACCCAAAACATTGGAAAAACAGATTAGACACGAAATGTAGCATAGGCTACGGATCAAAATGTAGCATATGCTACGGTCACGTCAAGAGACATCCACACACTGGTAGCAGGAAAAATGAGCAACAAGGAAACCGATCGGTCGGAACCGTTCAGCCGCACGCGGGCGCAGCATGCGAACGAGATGGCGGAGGACTATGTGGAGGCCGTTCAGGAACTGATTGCGACCAAGGGCGAATGCCGCGTTCAGGAATTGGCACGCCACTTCGATGTCAGCCACGTCACGGTCTCTCGAACCGTCGGGCGATTGCAGAAAGACGGCTTGCTGGAGACGGCACCTTACAAACCGATTACGCTGACTTCCAAAGGTCAGAAGCTGGCTGAACGGGTCAAGAAACGCCACGAAATCGTGCTGCAGTTTCTACTTGCTCTCGGTGTCGACAAGAAAACAGCGCAGATCGACAGCGAAGGCATCGAACACCATGTCAGTGAAAAAACGCTCGCCGCGATGAAGAAATTTCTCAAACGTTAAAACGTTGGAGCCCGTCGCTACTCGTTGACAACCGGGTTGAACAGAAACCGTTTCAGGAACGGAATGTTGGGAATGGGCACGACTCCAAATCTTTGCTTCAGAAAGCCATGGGTCGCGGCGCCGCATAGCCCGACGGCTACCGAGGCAAAGAACTGGATCAGAAAGAAAACGGCTGCTTCGCCAGGATGCCGAATGTTCATATTGAAGAAACTGAGTGTGAGCAGCAGCAGTGTTCCGATACACAAGATTGAGAACGGCCGAATCCAACCGCGGCCGTAAAATGAAGCGATCGTCGTGAAAATCGCCAACGCCAACAGCACCACAACCTCGGCGATAATCAATAGAGGCGGAATGGCGATCATGGTTGTCGCCACGCAACAAATCGTTGTCAGAATCAGCAATCCCCGGAGGCTAAATTGCCACGAACGGCTCTTTTTGACGGGGGCAACGGCGTCGGCAACATCAATCGTCTGGCTCATCATCGTCTCCCTGACTATTGCATCGAAATTTCAAGTTATGAATTCAAAAATCGCACCACAAGCTGGTTTATTCGCCGACTGGATGATGATCTTGTCAGATTTTTGAAACTTCGAAGAAATATAAGTTCAGCTAAGAAAGCTTATCGATCGCGACTTCACCGTCGGTATCAAGTTTTTCAAACACAAATTCAATTGCCACCGCAAACATGGCACCGGCGATCGTGGCAACGAGATAGACCCAAAGATGGTCCAGCGTTCCGGAAACGACTGCGGGAGCGAGAGAGCGTGCGGGATTCATGGAAGCTCCGCAAACGGGTCCGGCAAACATGGCCTCCAAACCGACCGTACCGCCGATCGCGATGCCAGCCATAATCCCGGTCTCACGACTGCCAGCACAGACGCGAAGGATCACGAACATCAAAATTGCCGTCAAAATGAACTCGAAGATAAAGCTCTGCTGCCAGGATCCAACAGGCAAGGTGCTGCCAAGGTTTTCATGCGTTGGAAACATCAAACGAAGTGCAACGCTGGCAACGAAAGCTCCAAAGACTTGAGCAACGATGTACGGCAGAACATGGCGTGTCTCGAATTGCCGCGCGACCCAGAACGCAAGCGTGACCGCAGGATTGATGTGCGCCCCGGAGACTTCTCCGATCGCGTAAATCATCGCCATCACGATCAAACCAAACGTCAATGCGACTCCGACGTGCGACACCGACCCGTGTAAGTTGTTGACGACAACCGCGCCGGTCCCAGCGAACACAAGACAAAACGTTCCGATGGCTTCCGCCAGGTATTTTCGAAGGTCTTTCATCCCGAAAGCTTAACGTGAAATGACTTGGTGCCCAAGGAATTGATGGTCTTTGTTGAACAATTGCAAAAATGTTAACACAACGACGCCGACGGTCCCCAGCGCCGTCGCGGACGCGATCAGGAACATGATCACGATCTGATATTTAACGGCTTGCATCGGATCCATTCCGGAAACAAGCTGACCGGTCATCATCCCTGGCAAGCTCACCAGCCCGACAATCATCATCGCGTTGATGATTGGCGTCATGCCCGTGCGAATGGAATCGCGAATCGGTTCAATCGCCGCCTCCCAGCGTGTTGCTCCTGCGGAAAGCATGGATTCAATATAGTCGCGGCGGTTCACCAGCGACTCGGTAAACGCATTAAGCCCCAACGTGATGCCGTTGAGAATATTCCCCAGCACCATGCCCAACAGCGGAACAGAGTACTGCGGCTGGTACCACTTTTCCGTGCCCTCGAAAACAACAAACAGCGCGAACGCGGTCACAAACCACGCGCTTGCCCAAATGGAAATGAGGCAATTGAACCAGATGCCGGCATACGTTCGTTTCCCTCGCGTTGCGGCCGTGAAACCGGCGATTAGCGTCATCACACATCCGAGCAGCACGACTACGTACCAACGATCGAACCGAAACACCCACTCAAGCACCAAACCGACCAGCAGCAATTGCACGACCGTTCGCACACTGGCGATCAGCAGCGTCTTTTCCAGCCTAAGACTCAACGCGACCGAGATGGCTCCGTTGATCAGAATTAGCATCGCCGCGAAAGCGACATGCCAGAAAGAGATTTCCAAATAGCTCACGTCGTGGACTCCAGCTGATTCATCTCGACCACCCGCTCAGAAACACGTTGAGCCTGTTGCCTGTCATGAGTCACCCACACGGTTGATCGCGAGGGTTCACCATCGCACCACGCGTCAATCAACGCTTCGGCGGCCGCTGCGGTTTC is part of the Mariniblastus fucicola genome and harbors:
- a CDS encoding SDR family oxidoreductase — translated: MNLDLKQKTAIVCGSSQGIGFAAAVELAELGANVVMLARNSARLAESVAKLPNLGSQNHSYLVADFAQPEQLKETITGWTGQGNVAEILINNTGGPPGGLAIDAQTDEFISAFTNHLICNQILVQALVPGMKEKSYGRIVNVISTSVKQPLSNLGVSNTIRGAVGNWAKTLANELGQFGITVNNVLPGATNTARLESILKTKSEKTGRTYEDVADEMKASIPAGRFADAAEVGSAIAFLTSPAASYINGINVPVDGGRTKCL
- a CDS encoding aldehyde dehydrogenase, producing MNKIQNYIDGKMLPPQSGLWLDNVEPATGKCYSLVPDSDSRDVGAAVKAARRAFPPWSSTHITERSAILHRIADVIESRLETFAQAESIDNGKPLWLSRSVDIPRCASNFRFFANLVTSTESQSHHSQGVVNYTLRKPLGPVACISPWNLPLYLFTWKIAPALAAGNTVIAKPSEVTPMTAFMLGELCAEAGLPDGVLNIVHGSGSRTGNALVDHDDIQAISFTGGTATGKHIASVTASKLKKISLELGGKNPNLIFADCDYELMLQTTLRSSFANQGQICLCGSRIYIQRSLYGKFREDFVARVKQLRVGDPNEPDSNQGAIVSQQHFEKVLGCIETAKREGGKVLCGGHQANLSGRCEHGWFIHPTVIEGLANDSQTNQQEIFGPVVSIAPFDDVDDAIEKANESQYGLAATIWTSDLTAAHRVADEVEAGIVWINCWLERDLRTPFGGMKQSGLGREGGMEAMRFWTEPKNVCIKF
- a CDS encoding RidA family protein; this encodes MNEKLNSSSAPEPIGRYPHARRVGNLLFLSGVGPRQKGTTIIPGVELDAAGNVTSYDIEAQCRSVFENVRTIVEDAGSSWMNLVDVTVFLTNMDDDFQTYNKIYAEYFEHNQPCRTTVEVNKLPTPIAIELKCIATID
- a CDS encoding DUF1559 domain-containing protein — translated: MKRNRGFTLVELLVVIAIIGILIGLLLPAVQQVRAAARRVSCANNIRQLGLALLNYESAHQRFPAGYTSTPTRDGTVSAGVAIDSITWDAAPGWGWGAHILPFIEAGNIANGLGYDLPIWSPMHREMIQSQIPVFICPDSSGDVDPFVVVDENESPYSPDGNTNLILGRSHYVASHGQESAWGPEAGSAIVGEVFTNIYTAATRTVNIGGDVSRVADGPFYRNSETKISQVTDGTSNTIFLGEHSSKLSDKTWVGVVPGAVVHPRFSSPENGPDGAATMVLVHAGPSGGELDITGFPIIHPINFPTYHVGQMYSEHPGGGNICFGDGSVHFFQQDIDLITFAELSSMNEGEVAGEY
- the mntR gene encoding manganese-binding transcriptional regulator MntR, with the protein product MSNKETDRSEPFSRTRAQHANEMAEDYVEAVQELIATKGECRVQELARHFDVSHVTVSRTVGRLQKDGLLETAPYKPITLTSKGQKLAERVKKRHEIVLQFLLALGVDKKTAQIDSEGIEHHVSEKTLAAMKKFLKR
- a CDS encoding MIP/aquaporin family protein, which produces MKDLRKYLAEAIGTFCLVFAGTGAVVVNNLHGSVSHVGVALTFGLIVMAMIYAIGEVSGAHINPAVTLAFWVARQFETRHVLPYIVAQVFGAFVASVALRLMFPTHENLGSTLPVGSWQQSFIFEFILTAILMFVILRVCAGSRETGIMAGIAIGGTVGLEAMFAGPVCGASMNPARSLAPAVVSGTLDHLWVYLVATIAGAMFAVAIEFVFEKLDTDGEVAIDKLS
- a CDS encoding ABC transporter permease translates to MSYLEISFWHVAFAAMLILINGAISVALSLRLEKTLLIASVRTVVQLLLVGLVLEWVFRFDRWYVVVLLGCVMTLIAGFTAATRGKRTYAGIWFNCLISIWASAWFVTAFALFVVFEGTEKWYQPQYSVPLLGMVLGNILNGITLGLNAFTESLVNRRDYIESMLSAGATRWEAAIEPIRDSIRTGMTPIINAMMIVGLVSLPGMMTGQLVSGMDPMQAVKYQIVIMFLIASATALGTVGVVVLTFLQLFNKDHQFLGHQVISR